The DNA segment GTGGCCGGCAGCGGGAAGACGTACGTGCTGGCGCACTGGGCCGCGCGCTACCTGCTGGAGAACCCGCGCGCCCGGGTGCTGGTGTCCTTCTACAACCGCTCGCTCGCGCCGCTCGTGGACAAGCTGCTCCTGGAGGCGCTCACCGTGCGCGCGGGCCCGGAGCAGGCGCGGCCGCTGCGCGCCCAGGTGACGGTGAAGCACGTGGGCGCGCTCCGGCGCCTGGAGCCCCACGCCTTCGACGCCGTCTTCGTGGACGAGGCGCAGGACATGGACGCCAGGGGCCTGGCCTCCCTGCACGCGCTGGTGCGCCCCCGCGTGGACGCGCAAGGGCGCGAGTCGCGCTGCTTCCAGCTGTTCATGGACGACTCGCAGAACGTCTACGGCCAGGTGCCCATCGACCACCTGAAGGAGCAGCTCCCCGAAGGGCTGTCCTTCCGCGGCCGCACCCGCGTGCTCAAGGAGACCTTCCGCGCCACGCGCGACATCCTCGACGTGGCCTTCAACGTGGTGCTGGACCCCTTGCGCCAGCACCGCGTCACCGACCCCGGCATGCGCGAATACATGAAGGCCGGGGAGCTGGCCCGCGAGCGGCTCCTGTGGCTGCCGGAGGAGACGCTGGAGGGCCTCTACCGCGTGCAGTCCACCGAGCGCGGCGGCGTGCTGCCCCAGGTGAAGGACTTCGCCTCCAGCACCAGCGAGGCGCGCTGGGTGGCCAAGGAGATTGCCCGGCTCGTGCGCGAGGAGGGCGTCCACCCGGGGGACATCCTCGTGGTGGCGCCGGTGATGCCCGCGTCGTTCACGGACGCGCTGCGCAAGGCGGGCGTGCCCGCGGAGGCCTACGGCGGCAAGGGCGGACGGGACGCGGCGGACTTCCGGGTGAGCGGCGTGGACCACGTGCGCGCCACCACGGTGTTCTCCTGCAAGGGCCACGAGTGCCCCGTCGTCTTCTTCGCGGGACTGGAGGCGCTGGACTCCATCGAGGCGTGGATGGCCGGAGCGCGCCAGCGCAACGACCGCGAGAACGAACGCATCCGCCGCGCGATGTTCTACGTGGGGGCCACCCGCGCGATGAAGCGCCAGTACCTCACCGGCGTGCGGGGGGGCCGTTTCCTGCGGGTGGCCGCGTCCTACGTGGAGACGCTGTCCGGCCACCGCCCGCCAGCGCCCTGAAGCGGGGCGCCAGGGGACTTGTTACATCCGCCAGCCGGTGACGCCCGCGCTCTTGCCGAACGCCGGCTGCCCGTACACCTCACGGAAGCGCGCGCGCAGCAGGTCGAACGTCTGCTGGAGATCCGGCGCCGCGGCGCGCGAATCCGGCAGCTGCCCGCCCATCCGCGCGAAGCAGCGGCTCATGGCGCCATCCAGCCACTGCGTCACGGACGCGGTGTCCTGGTCCTGGAGCCGCTCGAACACGGACAGGGCCCGCTCCAGCGTCTCGCCCACCAGCTCCGTGGAGTCGACCGCGCTCCCTGCGCAGAGCTTCGCGGCCCGAACCTCCAGGGCCGGACGATGCTTGCGAACAAACTCCCCGAAGGCATGCAGATTCACGGTGACCATTCTTAACCCTTCGCCCCCACGCTGTCAGAACGCTGGACGCGAAAATCCTTGGCTTTCGGACACCACAAAGCGTGTCGGTGGAAAAGGGTGGTGGGATGAATCATGTATCACTCTCCGTTCTGGCAGGCGAGCCACCGGGGGCATCAGCGCCTGCCCATGGGTCGTGCGGGCCACCCGGTGGGCGCGGGCAGACCCAGGGGGGCGGCGTTGTTCTCCGGCGCGTCTTGAGAAGGAAGGCAGGGGCCATGCGCCGCACGGTGGAGCTGACGGACATTGGAGGGAATGACGAGGGGCCTCGCGTCCTCCTATTGCCGGGACTGGGCGCCCGTGGATCAGGCTTTCGCGAGCTCGCCCTGTGGCTGACGGACGTCGCGCGCCCTGTCCTGGTCGAGTACCCGGAGGGCGAGCATGCGGCGTGCGGCGCGCGGGCCCTGGCGGAGCAGGTGCTGCGCGTCACGGGGCCCTCGGACGCGGTGGTGGCCAGCTCCTTTGGCGGCATGGTAGCGGCGCACCTGGCAGCGGGCGGTGCGACGCGCGGCGTCGCGTTCCTGGGCGCGTTCACGCGCACGGCGCAGGTGGGGCCTCGTGGGCGGCTCATCGCGATGATGGGGCCCATCGCGGTGCTGGGGCGTCCTGGCCGCGTCGCGGCGTCGCTGGCGGCGTGGCGGCCGGTGCCCTCCGCGCAGGTGGCGGACGTGGTGCCCACCACGGCGCTGGAGCGCGTGACGACGCTGCGGCGCGCGTTCGCCATCCACGCGGAGCCGCCGCCGCCGGACTTGCGGCCGCTGAAGGTGTCGTGCCTGTGCATCCAGGGGGACCGCGACGTGCTGGTGCCGCCGTCGTCGCTGGAGCGGCTGGCCGCGTCGCTGCCGGAAGGCACGCCCCGGCACCTGCTGCGCGGAGCGGGACACGTGCCCTATTTCTCGCACCCGGAGGAGTGCGCGCGGCTGCTCACGCCGTGGCTCCAGGCGCTCGCGCCCGCGGGGCTCGCGGCGCTCGCGGCCTCGGAGGTGGGCTCCGCGGCTTGACAGGGCGCGCGCGGCCAACGGATCCAACGGCCCGGCGGGGGGGTGTACGGACGCGGGCGCGGGAAGTAGTTTCGCCTACGCCGATGTCGACCCGTCCTCTTCGCGCGCTCCTCTTCCTGGCGTTCCTGTCCACGGTGGCCCGGGCCGCGCCGCAACCCGCTGCCGGGCTGACCGCCTCGCCCGTGCTGCCCACCGCTCCGGCCCAGGCCGCCGCTCCGGCGCCCGCGCCCCGCCGCACCGTGCTGCTCCTGGGCGACAGCCTCATCGCCACGGGCTTCGGCGAGTACCTCCAGAACCAGCTCGCCGCGCACCCGCGGATCCGCTGCGAGCGCCGCGCGAAGTCGTCCACCGGCCTCGCGCGCCCGGACTTCTTCGACTGGCTGGAGGTCGGTCAGCAGGAGGTGCGGCAGCACCAGCCGGACGTCGTGGTGGTCATCCTGGGCGGCAACGACGGGCAGGCCCTGCACACGCGGCAGGGGCGCGCCACCGTCGCCTGGGGCAAGCCGGACTGGCAGGGGGAGTACCGCCAGCGGCTGACGGACTTCGTGACCGCCATCTCCGCGCCGGGCCGCAAGATCGTCTGGCTGGAGCTGCCCGCCACGGGCCTCCACCGCTTCGAGCAGAAGCTCACGCTGATCCGCGACCTGCAGCGCGAGGTCGTCGCCGGACGCGAGGACGCCGTGCACCTGGAGACGCGGCCCTTCTTCACCGACGCGCGCGGCAAGGCGCTGAAGCAGGCTCGTGTGGAGGGCTTCCGCAAGCCCATGCGCCTGCGCATGACGGACGGCGTCCACTTCACCGTGGCCGGCGGGCGCTACTTCGCGAACAAGGTGTACCCGGAGGTGCTGGGCGCGCTGGGCCTGGAGACCCCGGAGCCCGCGGAACAGCACACCTCGCGCCCCGCCGCCCCGCCGGTGAAGACGGCGCTGCAGGCCTCGGCTCCGGCCGCCCCGGTAGTGCCTCCGGCCGCCCCGTAGTCCCGCGCGCGCTCAGGAGTGGCGCGGCCAGGAGTCCTCGCTGCCCGCGTCCGGACGCAGCCTGCGCACGGCGCGCAGGAGCAGCTCCTCGTCGCGCGGGTTGGCCAGGAAGCCACGCGCCTCCAGCTTCCGCGCCCGGTCGAAGCCCTCGTCGTCGGACGTCCCGTGCACGATGAGCGCGGCCCCGATGTGGACCTCGCCCGCCAGCAGCCCCTCCATGGCCTGGAGGGGGGCGAGCACCACGTCGTTCTCACCCGTGTGCAGCACCTCCAGCGGCGTGGCGACGCGTGAGGTGATGCCGTTGCGCGCCAGCGTGCGGGAGATGAGCACCGCGGTGACGGGCGGCCAGCCGTAGAGCATCAGCGGCGGGCTGGGCACGGCCGGCCGGCGCGGCTGGGGCGCGGGGCCCTCCGTCTCGCGGATGCCGTAGAGGGCGCTGAGCGCGCGGGACAGGGCGCTGTCGGAGGCCAGGTGCGGCTCCACGCGCGCCTTGCCGGACACGGCCCGCACGTCATCCACCGCGTCCAGCGACAGCGGGGCGGGCACGGCCAGGTGGAGCACCTCGCGGTCCTCGCGCGTCTCCAGCCCCAGCGGCACGACGCCGTACTGCCGGGCGATGCGCGCGGGCACCAGCGCGGTCAGGGAGCGGTCGAGCGGGTGCCGGTCCAGGTCCACGGCGTCCACGTCGAACTGCACGGCCAGCCCGCGCAGCACGTCCGCCTCCGTGCACACGCCCTCGCTCACCAGGGCGCGCCCCAGGGGGACGTGGACCTCGTGGTGGTGCACCAGCCCCAACCGGAGCTGGCCCTTGTCGAGCACTCCCAGCTCCAGGAGGATCTCCCCCAGCGGGCGTCTGGATCCGATTTCCATGCCCACTCAACGTGGCAACCCGCTCCGCGCGCGACGACGGTCGGCCAGGGGCCCGTCCGCCCGCCTGCCCTCAAGACGCGTGAAGGGGGAACAGCGCTTCGTAGGCCTCCGGCTTGAAGCCCACGGTGACGGCGTCCTTCGTGACGAGCACGGGCCGCTTCACCAGCTTCCCGTCCTTCGCGAGCCACTCCATCAGCTCCGCGTCGGAGGCCGCGTCGACCTGCGCCTTCCCGAGCGCGCGGTAGCTCTGGCCGCTGGTGTTGAGCCACTTGCGCACGGACACGCCGCTCTTCGGGATCCACTGGCGCAGCTCCGCCACGGTGGGGGGCTGGTCCACGATGGGGCGCACCCGGTGGGAGACGCCCCGCGCCTCCAGCCACTTCAAGGCCTTCCGGCAGGTGTCACAGCCGGCGTACGCCAGCACGAGGAGGTCGTCGGACATGCGCGGGCTTCTACCAGACCGCGCTCGCGAACAGTCAGCCGGGTGCCTGTGTCCCCGCCCGGAGGGCAGGCGGGCCGGCGTGCTCCGCCACCTGCCCCATGGGGCGGTGAAGCGCATCCTTCCCGAAGCCATCCCATTCCGTGGAAGGAGACGCATGGAGGGCACGCGCGCCGAACCCATCCCCACGCTGGAGGAGCCGCTGGAGGTGCCAGCGAAGCGCCGGCGGGGCTGGTGGATTCCAGGGGTGTTGATGCTCGTCGCGCTCCTGGCGTTCATCCTCACGCGGCACTCGGAGGAGCAGCACTTCCTGGAGCTGGTGCGGGAGGCCCGGCCCGCGTGGCTGCTGGTGGCCGCCGCGTGCCAGGTGGGCACCTACCTGTGCGTGTCCGGCATCTGGTGGGTGGTCCTGCACCGGGCGCGAGTCAAGACGTCGCTCTGGTCGCTGGCGCGGCTGTCGCTGATGAAGCTCGCGTTCGACCAGGTGATTCCCACCGGCGGGGTGGGCGGGTCGCTGCTCGTCGGACGCGGGCTGCGCCGCAAGGGCGCCAGCCCCGGGACCGCCGCGGGCGCGGTGCTGCTCACGGTGCTGTGCTTCTACGTCGCGCAGGCGCTGGGCGTGGGCGTGAGCCTCTTCTTGCTCTGGCGCAGGTCCGAGCTGAACGAGTGGATCCAATGGCTCGTCACCGCCTTCGGCGTGGTGGCGCTCATCATCCCCCTGGCCATCCTCTGGGCCACGCGGCACCGCGAGTGGACGCCGGGCCGCTTCGCCCGGCGCATCCCGGCGCTGGGCGCCATGCTCAAGGCCATCGCGGAGGTGCCGCCCGGCATGCTGCTCAACCCCGGCCTGCTCGCGCGCGGCGTCGTCCTTCAACTGGGCGTCTACGTGCTGGACGCGGCCACGCTGGGCGCCATGTTGCGCGCGATGGGGCAGGACGTCCCGCTGAGCACCGTGTTCGTCAGCTTCATGGTGGCCTCCATGGCGGAGACGGTGTCCATCATCCCCGGCGGCGTGGGCACCTACGAGGCCGCGTCCGTGGGCATGCTCAACCTCTTCGGCGTCCCGGTGGAGGCCGCGCTCGCGGGCACCCTGCTGCTGCGCGGCTTCACCCTGTGGCTGCCCCTGCTCCCCGGCCTGTACCTGCTGCGCCACACCTTCCGCAGCCCCGCGCCCGGAGGGCAGGCAGGCTGACAGCACCGGAAAGTCGAGGAAGGCCGTAGCGCATCACCGAAGCTTCCCGTCGCCGCCCGTCTTGCGCGATGGTTCGCTCCGCGTGGACGACACCGGTATCGGAGAAGAAGCACCCATGAACCTGGGCCCGGCGCTGTTCCTCCATCCCGGCGTGAAGGTGCGGCCGTGCGAGTGGGGGATGGGCGTCTTCACCGACGACTTCATCGCGGCGGGAGAGCTCATCGAGGAGTGTCACTACCTCAAGGTCCCGCAGCGCCAGTGCCGGGGCGAACCACTCGACGACTATGTTTTCGAGATCCGCTGGCACCGCCACGAGGAGCCTCGCAAGGGTGACTGGGTCGCGCTCGTGATGGGCTACGGGATGATCTACAATCACGCGAGCGACCCCAACGCGTCCTATAGCCGAGCCGAGGACCGCGATGTGTTCCGTTATCACGCACTGCGGGACATCCACCCCGGGGAGCAGATCTTCATCAGCTACGGGGAGAACTGGTGGAAGGCGCGGGGTGAGGAGGTCCCGCCCTGAGTCGCTCCGCACCGTGTGCGCACCTGACAGGTGCGTTCGCACTTCCTGCTCCGTGAGGACGGCTTCTTCGTCGGGGCAGTTTGAAATGCCGGGAAATGAAATCCCCTCTGTGCGCGTGGGGGGCAACCAGTACAATGCCGTCCGCCTGTGCGCCGGTCTTCTGTCAGGCCGCGCGGGTGCGAGGAATGCCAGACATCATGCCATTGCGTCGTTTCTACCTGTCCTCCGCTCTCGTGCTGTCCGCCGCGGCCTGCACCGGCAACATCGGTGGGCAGGACGCGGCACCTGAAAGCGCGGCGGCGCCCGCGCGCGTGCGCCGGCTGACGCGCGACGAGTACAACAAGTCCGCCTCCGCGGTGCTGGGCACGCCCGTCGACGTCGCCCAGGGCTTCGCGGCCGAGGACACCATCCTCGGCTTCTCCACCCACGAGCGGCTGCAGGTGACGTCGCTCTTGGCGGATCAGATCGACACCGCCGCGGTGACGCTGGCGGAGCAGGGCAAGTCACAGCTGAGTGACTTCTACGCGTGCCCCTCCGGCAGGACGCAGGATGAGTGCGCGCGGTCCTTCATCCAGCGCGTGGGAGAGCGCGCCTTCCGCCGGCCGGTGACGGCGGAGGAGGAGACGGACCTCCTGGCCCTCTTCAACCAGGGCAAGCAGGGCGGGACCATGGAGACGGGCGCGGAGCTGGTGCTCCAGGCCCTCTTCTCCTCCGCGTCGTTCCTGTACCGCACGGAGCTGGGCCCGGACACCGCGCGCAAGGGCCAGGTCGTGGAGCTGACCCCCTACGAGGTCGCCTCCGAGCTGTCCTTCATGATCACCGGCGGTCCGCCGGACGCCACGCTGCTGTCCGCCGCCAAGGCCGGCACGCTGTCGTCCCCCGACGAGCGCGAGGCGCAGGCGCGCCGGCTGCTCAAGACGCCGGCCGCGCAGCTGAAGCTGCGCCAGTTCTTCATCGAGTGGCTGGGGCTGGGCGGCCTGGCCAAGGTGAACAAGAACAACCTCGTGTACCCGGACTACAGCGTGGACTTCCGCGACTCCATGGTCCGCGAGCGCGACGCGTTCATCGACTCCGTGGTGAAGGACCACGCGGGCTCCGTGGAGGAGCTGCTGGGCGCCAACTACTCCTTCGTGGACGAGACGCTGGCGAACTTCTACGGCGGCCTGGAGCGCACCAACGTGGACGACGACACCGGCCTGGGCCGCGTGACGCTGCCCCCGGAGCGCCAGGGCATCCTCACCCAGGCGGGCGTGATGTCCACGTACGCCCACTTCGACTCGTCCTCGCCCATCAAGCGCGGCAAGTTCGTGCTCACGCGCATGCTGTGCCGCACGGTGCCCGCGCCGCCGGCGAACGTGTCCACCATCCCCCCGGCCCTGTCGGAGAACGCCACCACCCGCGAGCGCTTCGCGGCGCACACCAACAACCCGAACTGCGCCGGCTGCCACAAGATCATCGACCCCATGGGCTTCGGCATGGAGGACTTCGACGGCCTGGGCCAGCACCGCACGGAGGAGAACGGCAAGCGGGTGGACGCCAGCGGCGCGGTGATGGCCGCGGACGGCACCACCAACCTGGGCAGCTTCACCGGCGGCGCGCAGCTGGCGCGCTACCTGACGAAGAGCGAGGAGCTGGCCAACTGCGTGCCGCTCCAGTTCGTGCGCTACGCCATGGGGCGTGACCAGCACGCGTCGGACGCGGAGCTGCTCGCCGCCATGCGTTCGGGCCCCTACCGCACGGACCACCTGAAAATCACCGAAGCGCTGGTCAGCCTGGTGCGCTCGGCTTCCTTCACGCAGCGGCGTCTGCCCACCCGTTGAGCTTTGACTTCCATGCCCCGCGACTTCTCCCGACGCAGCCTCCTGAAGCTCCTGTCCGGCACGGCCATGGCGGCGCCCTTCGCGCACCTGCTCACCAGCTCCGTGGCCGAAGCGGCCGACGCCGCCCCCCTGCGCTTCATCGCCCTGTTCACCCCCCATGGCTTCCTGCCGGAGTACTGGACGCCCAAGGGCAGTGACACGGGCTTCAACATCGACTTCGAGAACTCCGTCCTCCAGCCGCTCCAGCGCCACCGCGACAAGCTGCTGGTGCTGGACGGCCTGGACTACCGCGTCCTCTACGAGCACGGCCGCACCGGCCACGAGGGCGGCCCCGTCACCTTCCTCACCGGCAGCGAGGTGGAGGTGTCCAGCGGTGACGAGCTGCCGTCCGGCCCGTCCCTGGACCAGGTGATTGGCAACGCGGTGGGCGGCGCCACCCAGTTCCGCTCGCTGCAGCTGCACGCCTTCGAGCAGTTCGGCGCCCAGCACGTCTACAACAGCATCTCCTTCACGGAGAACGGCTCGCGCGTGCCGTTCGAGCTGAACCCCGCCAACGTCTACAAGCGCCTCTTCGGCAGCCTGGGCGGCTCTCCCGCGGAGGCGCAGGCCATCCTGTCCAAGCGCAAGAGCCTCTTGGACTACCTCATCAAGGACGCCACCCGGCTGAAGTCCCGGCTGGCGGCCACGGAGGGCACCAAGCTGGACACGCACCTGGCGGCGCTGCGCGACATCGAGCGGCGCCTCACCAACACCGGGGCGCTCAACTGCGCCCGGCCGGACGCGCCCTCCGACGCGCTGAGCGACCTGGGCGACATCAACAACATGCCCGGCCTCACCGAGCTGCACATGGACCTCATCGCCCGCGCGTTCGCGTGTGATTTGACGCGCGTGGTGACCATGACCATCCCCGGGCCGTCCATGCCGTGGATTGGCATCGACGAGGACATCCACAACGACATCGCCCACCGCACGGACACGCAGGGCGAGCCGGCGCGCACCCAGATCCGCCTGCGCATGGTGCAGGTGCAGCGGTGGTACGCCGAACAGGTGGCGCGCCTCATG comes from the Corallococcus caeni genome and includes:
- a CDS encoding alpha/beta fold hydrolase, translating into MRRTVELTDIGGNDEGPRVLLLPGLGARGSGFRELALWLTDVARPVLVEYPEGEHAACGARALAEQVLRVTGPSDAVVASSFGGMVAAHLAAGGATRGVAFLGAFTRTAQVGPRGRLIAMMGPIAVLGRPGRVAASLAAWRPVPSAQVADVVPTTALERVTTLRRAFAIHAEPPPPDLRPLKVSCLCIQGDRDVLVPPSSLERLAASLPEGTPRHLLRGAGHVPYFSHPEECARLLTPWLQALAPAGLAALAASEVGSAA
- a CDS encoding SGNH/GDSL hydrolase family protein, which gives rise to MSTRPLRALLFLAFLSTVARAAPQPAAGLTASPVLPTAPAQAAAPAPAPRRTVLLLGDSLIATGFGEYLQNQLAAHPRIRCERRAKSSTGLARPDFFDWLEVGQQEVRQHQPDVVVVILGGNDGQALHTRQGRATVAWGKPDWQGEYRQRLTDFVTAISAPGRKIVWLELPATGLHRFEQKLTLIRDLQREVVAGREDAVHLETRPFFTDARGKALKQARVEGFRKPMRLRMTDGVHFTVAGGRYFANKVYPEVLGALGLETPEPAEQHTSRPAAPPVKTALQASAPAAPVVPPAAP
- a CDS encoding Spx/MgsR family RNA polymerase-binding regulatory protein; amino-acid sequence: MSDDLLVLAYAGCDTCRKALKWLEARGVSHRVRPIVDQPPTVAELRQWIPKSGVSVRKWLNTSGQSYRALGKAQVDAASDAELMEWLAKDGKLVKRPVLVTKDAVTVGFKPEAYEALFPLHAS
- a CDS encoding lysylphosphatidylglycerol synthase transmembrane domain-containing protein, which translates into the protein MEGTRAEPIPTLEEPLEVPAKRRRGWWIPGVLMLVALLAFILTRHSEEQHFLELVREARPAWLLVAAACQVGTYLCVSGIWWVVLHRARVKTSLWSLARLSLMKLAFDQVIPTGGVGGSLLVGRGLRRKGASPGTAAGAVLLTVLCFYVAQALGVGVSLFLLWRRSELNEWIQWLVTAFGVVALIIPLAILWATRHREWTPGRFARRIPALGAMLKAIAEVPPGMLLNPGLLARGVVLQLGVYVLDAATLGAMLRAMGQDVPLSTVFVSFMVASMAETVSIIPGGVGTYEAASVGMLNLFGVPVEAALAGTLLLRGFTLWLPLLPGLYLLRHTFRSPAPGGQAG
- a CDS encoding SET domain-containing protein; its protein translation is MNLGPALFLHPGVKVRPCEWGMGVFTDDFIAAGELIEECHYLKVPQRQCRGEPLDDYVFEIRWHRHEEPRKGDWVALVMGYGMIYNHASDPNASYSRAEDRDVFRYHALRDIHPGEQIFISYGENWWKARGEEVPP
- a CDS encoding DUF1592 domain-containing protein, with amino-acid sequence MPLRRFYLSSALVLSAAACTGNIGGQDAAPESAAAPARVRRLTRDEYNKSASAVLGTPVDVAQGFAAEDTILGFSTHERLQVTSLLADQIDTAAVTLAEQGKSQLSDFYACPSGRTQDECARSFIQRVGERAFRRPVTAEEETDLLALFNQGKQGGTMETGAELVLQALFSSASFLYRTELGPDTARKGQVVELTPYEVASELSFMITGGPPDATLLSAAKAGTLSSPDEREAQARRLLKTPAAQLKLRQFFIEWLGLGGLAKVNKNNLVYPDYSVDFRDSMVRERDAFIDSVVKDHAGSVEELLGANYSFVDETLANFYGGLERTNVDDDTGLGRVTLPPERQGILTQAGVMSTYAHFDSSSPIKRGKFVLTRMLCRTVPAPPANVSTIPPALSENATTRERFAAHTNNPNCAGCHKIIDPMGFGMEDFDGLGQHRTEENGKRVDASGAVMAADGTTNLGSFTGGAQLARYLTKSEELANCVPLQFVRYAMGRDQHASDAELLAAMRSGPYRTDHLKITEALVSLVRSASFTQRRLPTR
- a CDS encoding DUF1552 domain-containing protein — its product is MPRDFSRRSLLKLLSGTAMAAPFAHLLTSSVAEAADAAPLRFIALFTPHGFLPEYWTPKGSDTGFNIDFENSVLQPLQRHRDKLLVLDGLDYRVLYEHGRTGHEGGPVTFLTGSEVEVSSGDELPSGPSLDQVIGNAVGGATQFRSLQLHAFEQFGAQHVYNSISFTENGSRVPFELNPANVYKRLFGSLGGSPAEAQAILSKRKSLLDYLIKDATRLKSRLAATEGTKLDTHLAALRDIERRLTNTGALNCARPDAPSDALSDLGDINNMPGLTELHMDLIARAFACDLTRVVTMTIPGPSMPWIGIDEDIHNDIAHRTDTQGEPARTQIRLRMVQVQRWYAEQVARLMDSLKAIPEGSGTVLDNTLILWGNELGDAAGHMNVSIPTVLAGGAGGKFRMGRMLSLRPGKDPLGSWPGPGSPLPGAVEHNKLLTSIAQAFGVNVDRFGHPDYTGTLPGLT